aataaatatatttactgcaTTCGAGTTACTTTCAGAAAATTTTAGACTTTAGTAATGTAGAgtgattttgtttttgttttttcaacttGAGTAATAGACGAATACAACACATGTAGAAAGGATTTCGTAAGTGCAAAAGTATTTTCAACTTATCTAACATCATATTAGGTATATTTAGAGATGAAAGAACAAGGGATTCAATGTCTCCTTCGGGATTATAAATGAGatcaaatgacaaaaaaatgggGGAAATCTGATTTCATGAGTCATAGAAAAAGGAGAGGGGAAgtaaatctaaattattaaagaaaagtttgtctttctgtctgtatgaatatatgcaACAAGTTACCAGGTGTGCTATATATATTGCCCCTGACatgtatcataaaaatattttgatctaagaaataaaatgtagtcgtataaatgaaatattgcaggcgtgtgcatatagcatcgaacttgggtgcactatatatagtgctactaaatgtaaataatataaatatttttgaaataagaaataaaaatgtagtcatttttattaaatacagcAGGCGTGACAAAAGAATTTCTTCGACAGCTTGCGATTTCTGACTACTAATCAGTCTTGTTTATGACCGGAATTTTTAAACAAGGtcatctttttacaaaaaaaaaaaattataatttcaataattttagtattatattataacccttgtatattttatatcaacctttgttTTTCAGAGAAGTTAAGGGtacttagaaataatttatttgtaaagaaaataaattattaaagaattaaatattcaaaaagctacattaattctattaaataaacattttactattataccgtACCGAACAACGTACGTGTTTGATTCATATGTAGGAGTAGTCTTTTGTTGATCattatttaggaataaaaactccagttcagtcctacatatcagtcctaaaacatTTAAAGTTCGGTCTTTGATGAGTTcactcaaattattttatttttattttaatcatttctagtagtgacagtctgaaggaccgaCACTCTTAAGGATCGGTCACAAGGACTAATAGGAcaggttctaagactggactggacctaaatatggactgacacaacactatgtAGAAGTCCAATTTTGCagagtatattaattttttagtccaTTTGCACTCTAATAAATAAAAGCGCACGCCAAAAGAAGATTTCGTTCTATCACAGAGTTTAACATCTACATCAATATTGGTAACATCTATAGACTATACATGTTACTTTATGTAATTGTATATATGATCTGTGgttccatattcatttcagtgttcACTGGATAACCCCTGAATTAATTCactttttctaaactttttttttaaattctcacaTAACCTCGCAAAATGACGTTACGATTGTAGTTATGTTTATAAAGATGGGCAATCCAGGGAACACTAAAATGAATATGGAACGATATCTTCTTTTGGTGTGTGCTTTTTTTACTAGAGTgcaaattgatttttcatttgtcatattaataaagtaaattgaaaatttaacatCTCATAACTTACCCTTTTTaaactactaaaaatttaatttttttattgaaaacttaacacataattttaattgaacttaattttataatgaaaaaattatactatgtaCATTATAGAAAtgacattgaagaaaaaaaagagctgTTCACTATTCAATGTGATTTcagctttgattttttttagtatattagaagaatttttgcaagtatttttcctttttttatttacatgatgATGACTTCAGACACCAATTTTTTTGCTaacatattaaacatttttgatgcAATTTGATTAAAGAAAGTGCTGCAAAGAAGATGATTATTACTGCATTTTTTAGACCACTTCTATTAATCTCATTAACAAAGGAGtctaattcttgatattttcccAGTTCATCCATTGAGAGAGTAATTTCTCCATCTTAAGATAAGAACTTGGTGTAACACTCCCGATTTAATGCTTTTAAAGTAGAATGGGCAACATagttacatacaaaataaatgagcaGCTCCACCTTTTAAGTGAATCTAATTCCATTGCAGAATTGGAAGATATTATGCTGATAAATGTAGAAACCTTTTCTTAACTTGTATAACTAGATTCTTTTGTATCGATTAAAATTGatgcaatttataatattgatttgaaaagTAGGCTTacacgattattttttttcaccctCAAAAAACTGTCgaaaactgattttaaaaaattaaaaaaattcaccaGCAAGTTGTCTATACAAAAACGTATTTCTATTGGGTCAGAATTAATTTtacgaagaaaaataaacttagcTTTATTTTTATCCAGTAAATATATAGCTAAATGGGTAGGCCTATGGATGTTTGATAGACGGCATGAAATGTCTCGAAGATAAACCACATCCACGTTTCTTTGAGAGTATATCCcattttttaatccattctGCAAACTTTATCAAGAAATCAATTTATTCCCGCTCATTTACAGAAATTGGTTTTAATGAATTGTCTCTCTTTTGGACGTACTTAGTATTagaattcatatttattcaatttcaaaatcgCTTAAGAATATCCATAACATGAGCTGTTTGTTTGAAGCTTCTGAATTGATCATTAGAGCGGACTCGTGGAAAAAACTTCACAGAAAGATCAGCATTACACTTTTCAGGAAAAAttccattttctattttatccacatataattttctgtttgaGGCATGCGCGTCCGTAATGGTTGCAACAGGTTCTAGGCCAACTTTGATAACTACTTCAAgaacattcatataatattgttttataatggaagatttaatatttgtgattgGTACCATAGCTACCATGTCACCGTATTTCCCAAGTACACTCTTCACCATGAAACAAAGTATGGTTTTAGAATAGTTTCCATTTCTATCACATCCAAAAAAATGGCTATCACTAAATTCAACTCTCTGTGAGGAATAGACTTTGTCAATTATAATGGAAACATACTTGTCTTGTTCATCCAATAATTTAACTctagattttaaataatcaattgttGAAACTGGCACTCCTTGAACTGAGAACACACTTGTAATTCTTCTTATACACGATTCAGATGGCAAGTAAATAATTCCAGATTctctaatttgattatataaagctGGGGTTGTATTGTGCAGAAGTATTGAAATTCCTAAAAACTTTGGAGAGTATCCTCGTCCTTTTGCACTTACAAAGTGAAGGTGAAGTTGTTCTATAATAAAGCAGATAGGATTTATCGAATTAAAGTCTTGATGATGTGCTGCTTCTTCCAATATCTCAATGGCATACTTTATGCTTGAAGCTAGTTTGAgttatttctgtttattttttaaatatgctaaaaTGTTATTGATATCAGAATGACGGCTTGGACTCTTTGATGAACATGTATGATTCACTTCGACAGTAGGTATAGGAAGTccctttgaaaaaattgagaaagatgtcattattcacttttaaaccAAGCAAAATGTAAGGAACAAGATCCTGTGATGATAAGGCGAAAAATATGACAAAGTcttcattatatattacattaatgcCTTTGGGTAAACACGGTTTACccagggttttttttatatccgtCAAATTTTTTATCTCATCTTCTTGAGATAAACGTTCAATTTGAGAATTAAGACGAAGTCTATCTTGctcaaatctgaaaaaaataacaatgcactttaaactaatttgaaatgttaataTACCTTTTCTCAACTATAACCTTTTAGTATAAGTAGATAAAGTTGTTATACTTTCAGGAAAAGTTTGTTTTCTCAAGTTTTTTGGAATATCCGGAAATACTGTAGGAACagcatcaaattttaatttatatcgtttaagtggattatatattttttccccgagTTGAATTTGCATCCGTTCTTTCATGAATAAAAGCTCATATAGGAAAATGCTTGCTACAGATACTTGAATATTGATTTGggtcctatttttttcttctgatggAATCGACCCATACTTAAATAAGTCTTTTGGAAACTTAtgaaaagaatgtttttattcaacaatttcttCCCCACGATGATTTTGATGAGTTTTTTCTTGGGATAATCAGTCCTAAAACCTGGACAAAAGCAAACCAttctttctaaaataataaatgcaaaatatcaatttattagatgaaattgttaataaattcattaaataattcctgtgaaaatgtaatacatatatgtgattacattttatatataatttaggtaataattatataactttaaccACGAAGTCTCTAGGTACACAAAAAACTAGAATaatcatttggaaaaaatatatataaaaaaataattattcatttcttctttgcagtcttgtaaaacaaaaaaaaaagagcacgtCCCATTTTCATTCCAGTGTTCCCTGTACAATCTgtgtatatgtttattttactttttatattctaacgcaacctttcattttGAAGGAGTAAGGAgtgaaattcaaataaatagttaattaatataaattatcatttaaaaaatgcaattagtTTTATTGTCTCTTTATACTTGTAACATACAAACGATTACAtcgtttgaatatttatttagttttcgATGATAATCTATTATgactactgaattaagaaacaaaattttgccaaaaaaagtcttttttgacagatataatttattgaaattttgccAGTTGGTAGACATAAAAACTAAAGTGCACCGTATTTTATCCGTTGATGACCGGAGATGTCCTGAAGTTGGccaaaattaaccttttttttaaacacgaattttaaaaagtcgattttgaatgtattagaactattgaaatttaaagatcttcaaaaaaagatatttagcTCGGTTTATGAAGAATAGTTagccgataaaaaaaaatacaaaatagtttgCGATAGAATAAGTGcattattgaatcatttttcggaaaaaaaaatctctaaggGAAtgatttaaggaaaaaattgcaaCGAAAAAATGTcagggaaaaaagaaaaggtgtgtaagtggaaaaaatggcaagatttttttaaactgatataataactatcaccaatacacataaatattatgataaaataaaaattccttggAAGAGCCTATTCGTTActtgttatggttctcataacttggcttgatacATTCGTAGTATGAATTTACAGTCCTAGATAAACAACTTCAAGAATTCGAGTCCTTCAGGTAACTACGTAATGCAGCCTGTTTCTTACTCTTTGGACAATAAataaggtttatgaagagacgaagaccatcgttctattgcaatttcagattgctccaaTTGTACTGGTATTTACAACTTTCCTCGAACTCTCCAAAGACTGGACTTTTGACTACCTCCtcgaatcctctcagtggttAATCGCGCATCATCCAACTATCTCTTCTTCTGGCATAccctggatcataacgaagtggaaatcactGCTCTTGCCTAGTATTATGCAATTGCTTGTCTGTCAATCCAAGAGGCTTGCTGAATATGAATAATCAATCatatctaatgatattataattgaaaacgAGGAatgaagtgattagcacttcttccaacggaaccgctgtcgtgtttgtttatttttcttttattttaatatatacatatattggtgATAGTTATTAtgtcagtttaaaagaatcttgccattttttccactgaCATTTTTTCCTGACACCATTTTTAATATAGTGTCATCTACGTTTGTAACGTACATAGTAGTGTTgctttcggtctgaaaatcctagaaaGGTCCGAGACTGTTACGATTTTTGTGTACTGAACTAGTTgggtcctttaaagaagttctggactggtctcaaagaaaaattcagtgAAGATACGTCTGGATCgtaaacatttaaaattcggtataGACCGATTCTATACAAGAAATATTGAtacgtcagttgtgtttcaaaattgtgaacatcgatatacaatgacgtcatatgaagttaaatgtgtggTGCATCAATCTGGGACTATAGAATCCAATAATATCTAAACAAGAGAGAATGAGAAATGTCACGAAACcttctacaaataaaatacatcatgaGGAAaggaggaaaatataaaatgatttaactCTTAAGCACTTTTTTCTGAAAACAGTTTCGGTTGATAAACAttagtcatcaaattaattacttctaaTAGAATGAGGATGgtttggatggatctttttcACGGAGTATCAGAATATATGGATCTGAGTCCACTCATAGTTTCATTGAATTCATATATGTTTATGACATTGGGATATCCATCACGTTCAGGGGTTTCCTTTCTTTAGAATAGGTTCTTGCCCCTTACTTGATGGATATCATCTCAAGTAATGGAATTATCGGTCATTCTGCAAATGTCCTTTAACGTCAAAATCTTCTACTTCGTTATACATTGGTTCAAATATACATCCGTCCCTGGCTTTATATCTTGTATGGAATCgttgtatacttctataataatTGAGGACATGTTTAACCAATAGGATTAATActgaattaaaatttacttaGAGGAAAAAAGAGACTTTTCATCCGCGGCTCTTCCATTAAAACTACTTTCTCCGTCTCTTCTCTATTTCGTCTCCTAATATTCTTGGAAAACTCTTTTATTGATTTGAGTCCTTATGTGTCATTGATGTACATAACAACTCATATCTATGACACTGAATCCATTTAAAAGGctttattatttctgtaattctAGACACTTCATCATCGCTTCCGATTccattattacttgtgagtctcttCCGTCATTGGAAAAAAGTTGAAGACGATCATGGACCATGaatttaatgtatgtacattctgtcaaaatggATAAATTGTTCATTGGAACTCTTAcatgataaatatgttaataaattatcggTGATCTTATAACTTTAGTACAtctatattggaaaatattaattttgtttaatatattttaaaagttggtGAGTCgaaagtcattttctgaataacttaATCActtgtcattatatttaaatatcattcgATCGTGAAGATTTAGGATCTTCACatctatattcaataaataaattacggaTTACACCAAATCCTTACGATGtaacaaaactgtatataagaacctttatttcagtattcattgacactaaataatagattatgttccttgacaattgtaaagcatattaatatgatattaacaattaaaattattttcttagttatcaattgtaattaatGGTGTAgtgcaaatatgtatttatttatgttcttcattgatttaagtttatatttttatttcgtattAATTGTTTAGCCTTATaacatatttgataattgattaactTACTACAATTTACACttattataatgatatactTCTAAATATCTAGGTAATCTTAGTAAAAACGTAAGACTTTGTTGACTACTCTCATTGGTCAAAGGTTTATTCGAAAGTATCTTTGCAATGTTCCAGAATGCTGCAGTAGTTACAAGGCATCGAAGtctaaaaaattcattatagtGCTTACTTTTCCTAGTGTCTacgttttgttatttaatattttcataaattatatatttaacaaaaaaaatctaaaataatatttcaactaattatattttaaaactaataacaGAGGACATGTATTTACTAGAAATTAATGACGTTGAATGTGATGAAGAGCATCATTTTGATAGTTTTATGATTCGGTCAAATTTTCAAGTGcatgataaaaacaaatattttctaaagtatatgataatattcaaaaagatataaaaactaaagagtaaaaaaggattaaaagttttattgtaaggatttttttttttttttttttttcagagtgaATATTGATTATTTCAGTCCAATATCGTAATTATTACCTTATTGAAAATAGAGGTACATAGTTAGAATTAATTAGAAGTATGATcacagtattttaaaaaacaatattgcatatgcgtcaacataaaaacaggtaAACGTCTTTTTTGTAGGggtgttttttctttcctcactcttttccttttctccaataataatatatcatttaaataatatatatttacgtagTATCGATCAATTCTCTGTTGACGTCACGACGCGTTAGGAatataatgatgatttattctattaggaatattgataatgttcttcaaactttataaaatttttgattgtttatgtaattgtattgtacaatatcattattaacattgaataaattcacaataatctactcttatttacaataatatacgGTAATATACCAATCAATGaagcaaaacataaaaatatcccATACCGTATATCACCTCACACGTTTTCTCTTCCTTTACGGTAAGTATTGAttgataaatcatatttttacagctCATTAATTAGAGTAGTGGAGAAAATTGTTCCAGAATTTGAAGGCAATTAAATTTCAGTTTACGGACTGAGAGGTAGTCTGAATAAAATATCGATCCAAATCGCTTtagaaaaaatccttaaagACCGAACTAAATAATTGTTTCGTTCTTGGACcgagttttaataatattacctAGCTAGTTAGcagttagaataaaaaaatttaaagcaacGCAACTATTTAAGCAATCAATTTTACTttgtaataaacataaaatacttGGCAACGTGTGACGTCATATTGTAAGTATgtgtgagatttttttaaattttgtcatagaaaaatactattttaaattagaaattattgtACTTTTGAAAAAGTGCAATAACTTATAATTCCATGTTTATCCAACAAATAAAGCCCGTTGTAGAATGAACGAAATTATACACTGAATATAGATCGCAAAAACCTATATTCAGTcctggatttttgatattttgtattagtatttagtattacatagtaaaaaaagtggaaaattattttatcttgttattttttgacaatccTATCCTTGTCTTGTTTAATCCATCAATCATGCGGTTATTAGAACTAAGCGTCTTTCATTGGCATCCATCAATATGGGGAAGGCTTGCGTAGTTCCAGGATGTCGTAGTGGTTACAAGCCTTTGAAGTCTGAAAATAATACTAACGTTAttgcatttaataaaaagataggGTATCATATGTTTCCCAAAGATGAGGctcttagaaaaaaatggattcaagCAATACCAAGAAAAAATTGGGAACCTACCAAATATTCTGCAATTTGTGCCTTACATTTTGATTCCTCGGATTTAAGAACGGAGCCTCAAGACTCTAATAAATTTCGACGTAATAAACCTAACCTAATTCGGAAAGTGTTGAAAAAAGATGCCATCCCAACCAAGTTCCCCAGTGTTCCCTTTCATAATCCGCGTCGTAGAACAGTTGTGAGATCAGAAAATGATCTTTCTCCATGCCGATTAAGTATAGAtcatgaaaaaatcattaatacttTAGACACCGCGGATGCAGTTTTGACGCTGGATGAACTTAATAGTAAACTAGATCGAGGCCTATat
The sequence above is drawn from the Lepeophtheirus salmonis chromosome 5, UVic_Lsal_1.4, whole genome shotgun sequence genome and encodes:
- the LOC121118625 gene encoding THAP domain-containing protein 1, which encodes MGKACVVPGCRSGYKPLKSENNTNVIAFNKKIGYHMFPKDEALRKKWIQAIPRKNWEPTKYSAICALHFDSSDLRTEPQDSNKFRRNKPNLIRKVLKKDAIPTKFPSVPFHNPRRRTVVRSENDLSPCRLSIDHEKIINTLDTADAVLTLDELNSKLDRGLYPEKIFDKFNKVKKELLFHSICDTDSHGFTILFSLKVNSDMSIQIWLKNEEFPFYRLKHIIRNNCIEKCSVLLNILAYMNSLTNSDYVYNDTKDKKRDIKDELNECFSRLDFLLPEIEDIIKVEKLEESSF